A window from Rissa tridactyla isolate bRisTri1 unplaced genomic scaffold, bRisTri1.patW.cur.20221130 scaffold_730, whole genome shotgun sequence encodes these proteins:
- the LOC128903894 gene encoding LOW QUALITY PROTEIN: cell adhesion molecule 4-like (The sequence of the model RefSeq protein was modified relative to this genomic sequence to represent the inferred CDS: deleted 2 bases in 2 codons), producing MQPPPRPPLRPALLPGLILLWAAGHGRAQEVQAENVTVLEGGTAEITCHLHQYDGSIVVIQNPARQTLFFNGTRALKDERFQLVEFSRRRLRLRLARARLEDEGGYFCQLYADDTHHQIATLTVLVPPENPVVEAVAAAVEGGEVELSCLVPRARPPATLRWFRDRRELQGLSSREQRGKVFLQRNVLRLRVERRDHGAIVTCEATHPALQRGQRRQTQYMLDVQYAPTARIHPSQSVLREGDTLVLTCAVNGNPLPTDIAWSRGNESLPPRAVAGGEVLTLPALGPQDNGTYSCQAGNPHGHATDHYVLVVYDPGAVVAARGALPYAIVGGILALLVFLLLSLLGAVLWASVRQKGSYLTHEASGLEEHGEAREAFLGAESGKRKEGILHLRGDT from the exons ggcGGGCGCAGGAGGTGCAGGCAGAGAACGTGACGGTGCTGGAGGGTGGCACGGCCGAGATCACGTGTCACCTGCACCAGTACGATGGCTCCATCGTCGTCATCCAGAACCCCGCCCGGCAGACCCTCTTCTTCAACGGCACCCGCG CGCTGAAGGACGAGCGGTTCCAGCTGGTGGAGTTCAGCCGGCGGCGCCTGCGCCTGCGCCTGGCCCGGGCCCGGCTGGAGGACGAGGGCGGCTACTTCTGCCAGCTCTACGCTGACGACACCCACCACCAGATCGCCACCCTCACCGTCCTCG TGCCCCCCGAGAACCCCGTGgtggaggcggtggcggcggcggtggaggggggggaggtggagctgagctgcctcgtgccccgcgcccggcccccgGCCACCCTGCGCTGGTTCCGCGACCGCCGCGAGCTCCAAG GGTTGAGCAGCCGGGAGCAGCGGGGGAAGGTTTTCCTGCAGCGCAACGTGCTGCGGCTGCGGGTGGAGCGCAGGGACCACGGCGCCATCGTCACCTGCGAGGCCACACACCCCGCCCTGCAGCGCGGCCAGCGCCGCCAGACCCAGTACATGCTGGACGTCCAGT ACGCCCCCACGGCCCGCATCCACCCCTCGCAGAGCGTCCTGCGGGAAGGCGACACGCTGGTGCTGACCTGCGCCGTCAACGGCAACCCCCT ccccacggacaTCGCCTGGAGCCGGGGCAACGAGTCGCTGCCGCCGCGGGCCGTGGCG GGGGGGGAGGTGCTGACACTGCCCGCGCTGGGCCCCCAGGACAACGGCACCTACAGCTGCCAGGCCGGCAACCCCCACGGCCACGCCACCGACCACTACGTCCTCGTCGTCTACG ACCCGGGGGCGGTGgtggcggcgcggggggcgcTGCCCTACGCCATCGTG GGGGGGATCCTGGCGCTGCtggtgttcctgctgctctccctgctgggcGCCGTCCTCTGGGCCTCCGTGCGGCAGAAAG GGTCATACCTGACGCACGAGGCCAGCGGGCTGGAGGAGCACGGGGAGGCCCGGGAGGCCTTTCTGGGGGCCGAGAGCGGGAAGCGCAAGGAGGGAATTCTTCATCTGAGGGGGGACAct